A single window of Sphaerodactylus townsendi isolate TG3544 linkage group LG03, MPM_Stown_v2.3, whole genome shotgun sequence DNA harbors:
- the LOC125428075 gene encoding gametocyte-specific factor 1-like → MDSEQLLQCPYDKSHQIRPCRFPYHLVKCRENNKKIAKELATCPYNARHRVPRQELSLHMSSCENKVSQELEGVAYGSTNRAREVIAFQCPPSQEDWEADADESPAPPFVFGTSHLSQGNQNTSYSFYKGSK, encoded by the exons ATGGATTCTGAACAGCTCCTCCAGTGTCCCTATGACAAGAGCCACCAAATCAGACCCTGCAGATTCCCCTACCATTTGGTGAAGTGCAGAGAG AACAATAAGAAGATTGCCAAGGAATTAGCAACATGCCCTTACAATGCCCGTCACAGAGTCCCAAGGCAAGAGCTCAGTTTGCACATGTCTAGCTGTGAAAATAAAGTGTCTCAGGAGTTAGAGGGAG TGGCCTATGGTTCTACAAACAGAGCTAGAGAAGTCATTGCCTTTCAGTGTCCCCCATCACAGGAAGATTGGGAAGCAG ATGCTGATGagtctcctgctcctccttttgtGTTTGGAACCAG CCACCTATCTCAGGGGAACCAGAATACCAGCTATTCTTTTTACAAAG GATCTAAGTGA